The Lysobacter sp. HDW10 genome window below encodes:
- a CDS encoding PhoH family protein: MTQHQRDFSLEPADAERLANLAGPFDAHLRQIELRMGIEIANRGNVFSVRGDDTTTLADAERLLRDLFAETATETLDPQGLNTRLAHFARDEVAAPARTQDYVPQEVAVRVKKGSIRGRGDNQKKYLHAIATHDINFGIGPAGTGKTFLAVAMAVEALNESRVQRVILVRPAVEAGEKLGFLPGDLTQKVDPYLRPLYDALYEMLGAEKVVKLLEKSVIEIAPLAYMRGRTLNDAFVILDEAQNTTIEQMKMFLTRLGYGSTAVITGDMTQIDLPKQVKSGLKDAIEVLRDVDGVSFTFFQARDVVRHPLVARIVTAYDKRDARLEDEHARRNPSSPETGLGSAL, from the coding sequence ATGACACAACATCAACGCGACTTCAGTCTGGAACCTGCAGACGCCGAACGCCTGGCCAATTTGGCCGGGCCGTTCGACGCCCACCTACGCCAAATCGAATTGCGCATGGGGATTGAAATTGCCAATCGCGGCAATGTCTTCAGTGTGCGAGGTGACGACACGACCACGCTTGCAGATGCAGAACGCCTCTTGCGAGACCTGTTTGCGGAAACGGCGACTGAAACCCTAGACCCGCAAGGTTTGAATACCCGCTTGGCGCATTTCGCGCGCGACGAAGTCGCAGCACCCGCACGTACCCAAGACTACGTGCCACAAGAAGTTGCCGTCAGAGTGAAGAAGGGCAGCATTCGCGGCCGGGGTGACAACCAAAAGAAGTACCTCCACGCGATCGCCACCCATGACATCAATTTCGGCATCGGCCCCGCGGGCACCGGCAAGACATTTCTTGCGGTTGCCATGGCGGTGGAGGCATTGAATGAATCGCGCGTACAACGCGTGATCTTGGTCCGCCCTGCCGTTGAAGCAGGTGAAAAACTCGGCTTCTTACCCGGTGATTTGACCCAGAAGGTTGACCCCTATCTGCGTCCGCTGTATGACGCGCTGTATGAAATGCTCGGTGCTGAAAAAGTCGTGAAGCTCCTTGAGAAATCGGTGATTGAAATTGCGCCACTCGCGTACATGCGTGGGCGAACGCTCAATGATGCATTTGTGATTTTGGACGAAGCGCAAAACACCACCATTGAACAAATGAAAATGTTCTTGACGCGACTCGGCTATGGCAGCACTGCGGTGATCACCGGCGACATGACACAGATCGATCTGCCAAAGCAGGTCAAATCCGGACTCAAAGACGCGATCGAGGTGCTGCGCGACGTCGATGGTGTGAGCTTCACCTTCTTCCAAGCACGAGACGTCGTACGCCACCCCTTGGTGGCACGGATCGTCACTGCCTATGACAAGCGCGACGCACGATTGGAGGATGAGCACGCACGTCGTAATCCATCCTCGCCGGAGACCGGTCTCGGGAGTGCACTGTAA
- the ybeY gene encoding rRNA maturation RNase YbeY — MTQGPVTLEVSVAYALPRKGIPAAQSFRRWVHAALDGRIKDADLAIRIVDAPEGQHLNAHFRGKNYATNVLSFPAERPPGLPKSARFPLLGDLVLCAPVIAREALEQGKTLSAHYAHMTVHGSLHLLGWDHELEADALAMEQLEREILAELGLDDPYAE, encoded by the coding sequence ATGACTCAGGGCCCTGTGACACTCGAAGTTTCCGTGGCGTATGCGTTGCCGCGCAAAGGCATACCTGCGGCGCAAAGCTTTCGTCGTTGGGTGCACGCAGCGCTGGATGGCCGCATTAAAGATGCCGACTTGGCCATTCGAATTGTGGATGCGCCCGAAGGGCAGCATCTAAACGCACATTTCCGCGGCAAGAACTACGCCACAAACGTGCTGAGTTTTCCCGCAGAGCGACCGCCAGGCCTGCCGAAATCCGCGCGCTTCCCGTTGTTGGGTGATTTGGTCCTGTGTGCACCCGTCATTGCGCGTGAGGCGCTGGAACAAGGCAAAACGCTGTCGGCGCATTACGCCCACATGACCGTACACGGCAGCCTGCATTTACTGGGCTGGGACCATGAGCTCGAGGCGGATGCCTTGGCGATGGAACAGCTGGAGCGCGAGATTCTGGCCGAACTGGGCTTGGACGACCCCTACGCCGAGTGA
- a CDS encoding transporter associated domain-containing protein, protein MTEEPDSSQSQPEHRSWLERIGAALSGEPTTRGDVLEFLRDASADGLIGTDTLRMLEGAIAISELTVGDVMIPRAQMSMVQVDSPLEEVLKLVIESGHSRLPVHGDDKDEILGILLAKDLLRVTVEGTGQQLRELLRPAFLIPESKRLDVLLREFRLSRNHMGIVIDEYGGVAGVLTIEDVLEQIVGDIDDEHDDASDEAAHIQAQSDGQYVVDALTPISDFNERFGADFSEDAYDTIGGLVIDAIGHLPEAGEELTMGRFVFRVVNADARRVYAFHLGVHGER, encoded by the coding sequence ATGACCGAAGAACCAGACAGTAGCCAAAGCCAACCCGAACATAGGAGTTGGCTTGAACGAATCGGCGCCGCACTTTCCGGCGAACCCACCACGCGAGGCGATGTCCTCGAATTCCTGCGCGATGCCAGCGCCGATGGACTCATCGGTACCGACACCTTGCGCATGCTCGAAGGCGCCATCGCCATTTCCGAGCTGACCGTCGGCGATGTCATGATTCCGCGCGCCCAGATGTCGATGGTGCAAGTCGACTCGCCGCTCGAAGAAGTGTTGAAGCTGGTGATTGAGTCGGGACATTCGCGACTGCCCGTGCACGGGGATGACAAAGACGAAATTCTCGGCATCTTGTTGGCCAAAGACCTCTTGCGTGTCACGGTGGAAGGCACCGGTCAACAATTGCGTGAACTGTTGCGCCCCGCCTTCTTGATTCCGGAAAGCAAACGATTGGACGTCTTGTTACGCGAATTCCGTTTGTCGCGTAACCACATGGGCATCGTGATTGACGAATACGGTGGGGTGGCCGGTGTGCTCACGATTGAAGACGTACTGGAACAAATCGTCGGCGACATCGATGACGAACACGATGATGCCAGTGACGAAGCTGCACATATTCAGGCGCAAAGCGATGGCCAATACGTCGTCGACGCACTCACGCCGATTTCAGATTTCAACGAACGCTTCGGTGCTGATTTCTCCGAAGATGCTTACGACACCATCGGCGGCCTGGTCATTGATGCCATCGGTCATTTGCCGGAAGCAGGTGAAGAATTGACCATGGGTCGCTTCGTATTTCGTGTGGTGAATGCAGATGCGCGACGCGTATATGCGTTTCACCTGGGCGTGCACGGCGAACGTTGA
- a CDS encoding DUF4105 domain-containing protein, which translates to MPAMAAPRIGVMTMAPGEVFWERFGHDALVVVDDTTGAATSYNFGYFDMGEPGFIPNFMRGRMQYMLAALPLQEDLANYRAEGRGVTIQWLTLTDAQATTLAHKLALNALPENARYRYDYFRDNCTTRVRDAVNDALDGLVERQLSTTSNGDSYRSESLRLSAPTTWMWLGFDLGLGPAASKPLSFWDDAFLPEHLADGLDRIKLENGQPLVHATETLLPHRLDNLDKSFGLNTWLLGLLGCVFGGLLIYLARAGHARSLSALLCITWIKCALLGVILVLGWWLTDHWAMWRNANILLFSPLALCLLPAAVRIYKGKVPGQFAFSLSLILTLLGVLAVFVRWIFNPQPNGHWIALMLPILVAITATLHYLNSKPAR; encoded by the coding sequence ATGCCCGCCATGGCTGCACCGCGTATCGGCGTCATGACCATGGCGCCCGGCGAAGTCTTTTGGGAACGGTTCGGTCACGATGCACTGGTCGTCGTGGATGACACCACCGGCGCTGCGACCTCATACAACTTCGGTTACTTCGATATGGGAGAGCCGGGCTTTATCCCAAACTTCATGCGCGGAAGAATGCAGTACATGCTCGCTGCACTACCGCTGCAGGAAGATTTGGCCAATTATCGTGCGGAAGGCCGCGGCGTCACGATTCAATGGCTCACACTCACCGATGCGCAAGCGACGACGTTGGCGCATAAGCTGGCACTCAATGCGCTGCCTGAAAACGCGCGCTATCGCTACGATTACTTCCGTGACAATTGCACCACGCGTGTGCGAGATGCCGTGAATGACGCGCTCGATGGCCTCGTCGAACGGCAACTGAGCACCACCTCAAACGGCGATAGTTACCGAAGTGAATCGTTGCGCTTATCTGCGCCGACAACATGGATGTGGCTGGGCTTTGATTTGGGCTTGGGTCCGGCCGCCAGCAAACCTTTGTCGTTTTGGGATGATGCCTTCTTGCCCGAACATCTCGCGGATGGCCTCGATCGCATCAAACTTGAGAATGGACAACCATTGGTCCACGCGACTGAAACGCTGCTCCCGCATCGCCTCGACAATCTGGATAAATCCTTTGGTTTGAATACCTGGCTGTTGGGCTTGCTCGGCTGCGTGTTTGGCGGTTTGTTGATCTATCTGGCACGTGCGGGGCACGCTAGAAGCCTGTCTGCACTGCTATGCATCACTTGGATCAAATGCGCCCTCTTGGGCGTCATCTTGGTGCTCGGCTGGTGGTTGACTGACCACTGGGCCATGTGGCGGAACGCGAATATCTTGTTGTTCTCACCGCTCGCACTCTGTTTGTTGCCGGCAGCCGTTCGCATCTACAAGGGCAAAGTGCCGGGGCAGTTTGCGTTTTCTTTGTCCTTGATACTCACCCTGCTTGGCGTTCTTGCCGTCTTTGTACGTTGGATTTTCAATCCGCAGCCCAATGGCCATTGGATTGCCTTGATGTTGCCAATTCTTGTGGCCATCACCGCAACACTGCATTATCTAAATTCCAAACCTGCCAGATAA
- a CDS encoding magnesium and cobalt transport protein CorA gives MANAPAVKTEPVVVNCRVYRKGVSENISIDAISDVLAVDDDSFVWVGLYEPDPALLKKLQEEFCLHDLAIEDALMAHQRPKIEAFGTTLFIAVHTTQLVDEHVRFGETHIFYGNRFLITVRHGASKTFAIARDKLEQQPDYLAMGPSVALHGVLDFVVDNYVPIVNDFEEELDSLEQSIFAEEEYRRDTIQRLYTLRKELTQMRMAVLPMQDIISQLVRSENPSIPDVARPYFRDIRDHAGRTADIIDTLRETASAAMSTNLSLVTIHQGEVVKKLAGWAGLLAVPTLIASWYGMNFKHIPELDGPYAYPTLIVVVAVACASLYRYLKKVRWL, from the coding sequence ATGGCGAATGCCCCTGCAGTGAAAACCGAACCGGTCGTCGTGAATTGCCGTGTCTACCGTAAAGGTGTGAGCGAGAACATTTCAATCGATGCGATCAGTGATGTGCTCGCCGTCGACGATGACAGCTTTGTTTGGGTTGGGCTCTATGAGCCGGATCCCGCACTGTTGAAAAAGCTGCAAGAAGAGTTTTGTCTGCACGATCTGGCCATCGAAGATGCCCTGATGGCGCATCAACGACCCAAAATCGAAGCCTTCGGCACCACCTTGTTTATCGCTGTTCACACAACGCAACTGGTCGATGAGCATGTCCGATTCGGCGAAACGCATATTTTCTACGGCAATCGCTTTCTGATTACGGTACGTCACGGCGCGTCCAAGACCTTCGCCATCGCACGCGACAAGCTAGAACAACAGCCCGACTATTTGGCCATGGGCCCTTCAGTCGCTTTGCATGGCGTGCTCGATTTTGTCGTGGATAACTACGTGCCGATCGTCAATGATTTTGAAGAAGAACTCGATTCACTCGAGCAGTCGATCTTCGCGGAAGAAGAATATCGACGCGACACGATTCAACGGCTCTACACCTTGCGTAAAGAACTGACGCAGATGCGCATGGCCGTACTGCCTATGCAAGACATCATTTCGCAACTCGTACGCTCGGAAAACCCAAGCATTCCTGATGTTGCACGTCCCTATTTCCGTGATATTCGTGACCACGCGGGGCGCACGGCCGACATCATCGACACCTTGCGCGAAACAGCCAGTGCAGCGATGAGCACCAACCTTTCATTGGTCACCATCCATCAAGGCGAAGTCGTCAAGAAGTTGGCGGGCTGGGCCGGTTTGCTCGCCGTGCCGACACTCATCGCCAGTTGGTACGGCATGAACTTCAAGCACATTCCAGAGCTTGACGGGCCCTATGCCTATCCAACGCTGATTGTTGTTGTAGCCGTTGCATGCGCATCGCTGTATCGCTACTTGAAGAAGGTGCGTTGGCTGTAA
- a CDS encoding DUF819 family protein, protein MRAPALIQDDIVVLGLIAATLGLIFFGASRTSGPWQKFFSFVPPLLLCYFLPGIYNSIGLIDGSQSQLYNPVASRVLLPAALVLLTMTVDLRAIAKLGPKLLLIYVATSASIMLGGVLAFLIMRVVSPDTMGGDTWAGMAALAGSWIGGGANMLAMKEVFQVDATTFGQFTVVDAGVAYVWMALLLFWAQRAASIDLKRGADTSALDALREKVAAYQAAHARIPALSDWMILMGIAFGAVGLSHAVAKVLAAWLAVHTTWATPMGLHQPFPWMVAFCTVIGLGLSMTRARALEGAGASTLGTVLLYFLIASIGMQMDIAALFDKPLLFVLGALWLAIHALLLWLVARALRVPFFYFAIGSQSHIGGPASAPVVATAFHPALAPVGALLGTLGYATGTVLAYALGLMLKALAT, encoded by the coding sequence CTGCGCGCTCCGGCATTGATCCAGGACGACATTGTCGTCCTGGGTCTGATTGCGGCCACACTCGGACTCATTTTCTTTGGTGCAAGCCGCACGTCCGGACCTTGGCAGAAGTTCTTCAGCTTCGTGCCACCCTTGCTGCTTTGCTATTTCCTGCCAGGCATTTACAACTCGATCGGGTTGATTGATGGCTCGCAAAGCCAGCTCTACAACCCCGTTGCGAGTCGGGTGTTGTTGCCGGCTGCGCTCGTGCTGTTAACCATGACAGTGGATCTTCGCGCCATCGCGAAACTCGGCCCGAAGCTCTTGCTCATCTATGTCGCGACTTCTGCAAGCATCATGCTGGGCGGTGTTCTTGCATTTTTAATCATGCGCGTCGTGTCTCCCGACACGATGGGTGGCGACACCTGGGCCGGCATGGCGGCGCTCGCCGGAAGTTGGATTGGAGGCGGCGCCAACATGTTGGCGATGAAAGAGGTCTTTCAAGTCGATGCCACGACGTTTGGTCAATTTACGGTGGTCGATGCCGGTGTTGCCTATGTGTGGATGGCCTTGCTGTTGTTTTGGGCGCAGCGTGCCGCATCCATTGATCTCAAGCGCGGTGCCGATACAAGTGCATTGGACGCGTTGCGCGAGAAAGTGGCCGCCTATCAGGCGGCGCATGCACGTATTCCCGCATTGAGTGATTGGATGATTCTGATGGGCATCGCCTTCGGTGCGGTGGGCCTGTCGCATGCAGTGGCCAAGGTGTTAGCGGCTTGGTTGGCCGTGCACACCACTTGGGCGACGCCGATGGGGCTTCATCAGCCTTTTCCTTGGATGGTGGCGTTTTGCACCGTGATCGGTTTGGGATTAAGCATGACCCGCGCACGCGCTTTGGAAGGTGCCGGTGCGTCCACGCTTGGCACTGTATTGCTGTACTTCTTGATTGCATCGATCGGGATGCAAATGGATATCGCCGCGCTGTTTGATAAGCCGCTGCTTTTCGTATTGGGTGCGCTGTGGCTTGCCATTCACGCGCTCTTGCTCTGGCTCGTTGCACGTGCATTGCGCGTGCCGTTCTTCTACTTCGCCATCGGGTCACAAAGTCACATTGGTGGCCCTGCATCCGCGCCTGTTGTGGCGACGGCATTCCATCCTGCTTTGGCACCGGTCGGTGCGTTACTCGGCACTTTGGGTTATGCCACCGGAACCGTTTTGGCCTACGCGCTTGGATTGATGCTCAAGGCATTAGCGACCTGA
- a CDS encoding S9 family peptidase — MKLRTALLPMMIAAALPMVANAQRGFTVEDMVKLDRYSSPQLAANGDVVYAKRVMNAEVTRASTALWVKSANGKARQLTPAGWNVNSPSVSADGKTVYFMSGKNGSSQVYSMPLAGGAPTQVTSMPLDVDAYKLSPNNRAIALAMATFPDCKTEVLKCTKDRLAKKTPSSGQIFDRMFVRHWDTWNDGRYNRVFVAPVGAKATSSATLVTGAIMGDIPSKPFGDLSDLAWSPDGKQLAVSVRAGDAMEPTSTNFDILLINADGSGSPRNLTASNKAWDAGPVFSSDGKTLFYRAMKRPGFEADRFAMMSMDLASGKSREIAPQWDRSADTIVLSEDGQTIYTTAGDVGQHPLFTVDVATGKATRLIGDGSVSSFDMRDGHMVFSRNSMKSGDQIFVAGKDGQSFDAITPSATEQAAGIQMGAYEQFTFKGWNNETVHGYVVKPWNYEAGKKYPVAFLIHGGPQGSFGDGWSYRWNPQTYAGQGFAVVMVDFHGSTGYGQAFTDAISQHWGDRPLEDLQKGWAAAQKQFDFLNGDRACALGASYGGYMVNWIAGNWQKPWKCLVTHDGVFDNRMMGYATEELWFSEWENGGTPWANPKGYEQFNPVNHTGKWKVPQLIIHGQLDYRIPVEQGLGAFTALQRQGIESKFLYFPDENHWVLKPQNSVLWHHTVNDWLKKHTGN; from the coding sequence ATGAAACTTCGAACTGCACTCTTGCCGATGATGATTGCCGCAGCGCTGCCGATGGTGGCGAATGCGCAGCGTGGCTTCACCGTAGAAGATATGGTGAAGTTGGATCGTTACTCGTCGCCGCAACTCGCGGCAAACGGTGATGTGGTGTACGCCAAGCGCGTGATGAATGCAGAAGTCACGCGTGCATCAACCGCGTTGTGGGTGAAGTCGGCAAATGGCAAAGCACGTCAATTGACGCCTGCCGGTTGGAACGTGAACTCACCCAGCGTGTCTGCCGATGGCAAAACCGTTTACTTTATGAGCGGTAAGAACGGCAGCTCGCAGGTCTATTCGATGCCACTCGCAGGCGGCGCGCCCACGCAGGTGACGTCCATGCCGTTGGATGTCGATGCGTACAAGCTGTCGCCGAACAATCGCGCCATTGCGCTCGCGATGGCCACTTTCCCAGACTGTAAGACTGAAGTCCTGAAGTGCACCAAGGATCGTCTGGCAAAGAAGACACCGAGTTCTGGTCAGATCTTTGATCGCATGTTCGTTCGCCACTGGGACACGTGGAATGACGGTCGCTACAACCGCGTCTTTGTCGCACCGGTGGGTGCAAAAGCCACGTCGTCTGCGACCTTGGTCACCGGCGCCATCATGGGCGACATTCCGTCGAAGCCTTTCGGCGACCTGAGCGATTTGGCGTGGTCACCTGACGGCAAACAATTGGCCGTTTCTGTGCGCGCCGGCGATGCGATGGAGCCGACCAGCACCAATTTCGACATCCTGTTGATCAATGCAGATGGCAGTGGTTCACCGCGAAACCTGACGGCCTCGAACAAAGCGTGGGATGCCGGTCCGGTCTTCAGTTCGGACGGCAAAACGCTGTTCTACCGAGCAATGAAACGTCCGGGTTTTGAAGCGGATCGTTTTGCGATGATGTCGATGGATTTGGCTTCCGGCAAATCACGCGAAATTGCCCCGCAATGGGACCGTTCTGCCGACACGATTGTGTTGTCTGAAGACGGCCAGACGATTTACACCACCGCAGGTGATGTGGGCCAGCACCCCTTGTTTACGGTAGACGTCGCGACCGGCAAAGCCACACGCTTGATTGGCGATGGCAGCGTGTCTTCTTTCGATATGCGTGATGGCCACATGGTGTTCTCGCGTAACTCGATGAAGTCTGGCGATCAAATTTTTGTTGCGGGCAAAGATGGCCAATCGTTTGATGCCATTACCCCAAGTGCCACAGAACAAGCCGCGGGCATCCAAATGGGTGCGTACGAGCAGTTCACCTTCAAGGGTTGGAACAACGAAACCGTGCACGGTTACGTCGTCAAACCCTGGAACTATGAAGCCGGCAAGAAATACCCGGTGGCCTTCCTCATTCACGGCGGTCCGCAAGGCAGTTTCGGTGATGGTTGGAGCTATCGTTGGAATCCGCAAACCTATGCAGGCCAAGGCTTTGCTGTCGTGATGGTCGACTTCCACGGTTCAACCGGTTATGGCCAAGCGTTCACCGATGCGATCAGCCAACACTGGGGTGATCGTCCGCTGGAAGATTTGCAAAAAGGGTGGGCTGCAGCGCAAAAGCAATTCGATTTCTTGAATGGCGATCGCGCCTGCGCACTCGGTGCGAGCTATGGCGGTTACATGGTCAACTGGATCGCCGGCAATTGGCAGAAGCCGTGGAAGTGTCTGGTCACCCACGACGGCGTGTTCGACAACCGCATGATGGGTTACGCAACCGAAGAGTTGTGGTTTAGCGAGTGGGAAAACGGCGGCACACCATGGGCCAATCCGAAGGGCTACGAACAGTTCAATCCCGTGAATCACACCGGCAAATGGAAAGTGCCGCAGTTGATCATTCACGGCCAGTTGGACTATCGCATTCCGGTGGAGCAGGGCCTGGGTGCATTCACAGCGCTGCAACGCCAAGGCATCGAATCCAAGTTCCTGTATTTCCCTGACGAAAATCACTGGGTGTTGAAGCCGCAAAACAGCGTCCTTTGGCACCACACAGTGAATGATTGGTTGAAGAAGCACACCGGCAACTAA
- a CDS encoding oligopeptide transporter, OPT family, which translates to MNTTDSASPRQLTFRAVILSIILAVILSAANAYLGLFAGLTIATAIPAAVVSMGVLRLLGGGSILENNIVQTGASAGSSIAAGVIFTIPALIIMGYWQDFRYSWVLAIAGLGGLLGVLFSVPLRRSMIVDEPLPFPEGKAAAEVLKAGENPGPGLKILGISAALGALVKVAAESGMKLIPDNAVGSGFIGKYLGYTGTNLSPALLGVGYIVGLNIGIVVLSGSILSWNIAIPIYHALFLQSDPAMAQQIAGASAADAAGAIWSAKIRYLGVGAMLIGGVWTLFSLRKSLLSGVKSGIAAARAEGGAIVHHTERDLPMKWMLIALVLFVLPLLLLYQAIVGNWAVSVPMAIIMIVAGFLFVSVSGYLAGLVGSSNNPVSGITIATILFASAVLLLLLGTSGKMPVGAGGAPLGAVAAIMIGAVVCCAAAVGGDNLQDLKAGYIVGATPWKQQVMLMIGAFSCALIMAPVLNLLAEAYGIGARDAAHPNALAAPQATLMASVAKGLFGGKLPWDMISIGAVVGAAIIAFDEWLKARKSNFRVPVLAAAIGIYLPIELMVPIFLGGLLAYVVERRQGVLGASDEARDRVHRPGTLFAAGLITGEALMGIAIAVPIVISKRADVLALPEAYHFSKYVGLAVLAAVAWLLYRTATKEKYVADAPNA; encoded by the coding sequence ATGAATACGACTGATTCCGCCTCACCACGGCAATTGACCTTCCGTGCGGTCATCCTTTCCATCATTCTTGCGGTCATCTTGTCCGCAGCGAACGCCTATCTCGGCCTGTTCGCCGGCCTGACGATTGCGACCGCGATCCCAGCCGCCGTGGTCTCCATGGGTGTTTTGCGCCTGTTGGGGGGCGGCAGCATTCTTGAAAACAACATCGTGCAAACCGGCGCATCCGCGGGCTCGTCGATTGCTGCGGGTGTGATCTTCACGATTCCCGCGCTCATCATCATGGGTTACTGGCAAGACTTCCGATATTCGTGGGTCTTGGCCATTGCAGGCTTGGGCGGTTTGTTGGGTGTGTTGTTCTCGGTGCCATTGCGTCGCTCGATGATTGTCGACGAGCCGCTGCCATTCCCGGAAGGCAAAGCCGCAGCAGAAGTGCTCAAGGCGGGTGAAAACCCCGGACCCGGCCTGAAGATCCTCGGCATCTCTGCCGCGTTGGGCGCACTGGTAAAGGTCGCCGCCGAAAGTGGCATGAAGTTGATCCCCGACAACGCGGTTGGCAGCGGCTTCATTGGCAAGTATTTGGGCTATACCGGCACCAACTTATCGCCTGCATTGCTCGGCGTCGGCTATATCGTCGGCCTCAATATCGGCATCGTGGTGCTCTCGGGCAGCATCTTGTCGTGGAATATCGCGATTCCGATTTATCACGCGCTGTTCTTGCAAAGTGATCCGGCGATGGCGCAACAAATCGCAGGCGCATCTGCGGCCGACGCAGCCGGCGCCATTTGGTCTGCAAAAATTCGTTACCTCGGTGTCGGCGCGATGTTGATTGGCGGCGTGTGGACGCTGTTCTCGCTGCGCAAGTCATTGTTGTCGGGCGTGAAGAGCGGTATTGCCGCTGCGCGCGCAGAAGGTGGCGCAATCGTCCATCACACCGAACGCGATCTGCCGATGAAGTGGATGCTGATTGCATTGGTGCTGTTTGTATTGCCGCTGCTTCTGCTCTATCAAGCCATCGTTGGCAATTGGGCGGTGAGCGTGCCGATGGCGATCATCATGATTGTTGCCGGCTTCTTGTTTGTCTCTGTGTCGGGCTATCTGGCCGGTTTGGTCGGATCGTCTAACAACCCGGTGTCTGGCATCACGATTGCCACCATTCTGTTCGCGTCTGCGGTCTTGCTGCTGCTGTTGGGTACGTCCGGCAAGATGCCGGTCGGTGCCGGTGGCGCACCTTTGGGTGCCGTTGCAGCCATCATGATCGGTGCCGTGGTGTGCTGTGCGGCAGCCGTTGGCGGTGACAACCTGCAAGATTTGAAAGCAGGCTACATCGTTGGCGCAACACCTTGGAAGCAACAAGTCATGCTGATGATCGGTGCCTTCTCCTGCGCCCTGATCATGGCACCGGTGCTGAACTTGCTTGCAGAGGCCTATGGCATCGGTGCACGTGACGCGGCACATCCGAATGCACTGGCGGCACCACAAGCGACCCTCATGGCTTCAGTGGCCAAGGGTCTGTTTGGCGGCAAGCTGCCGTGGGACATGATCAGCATCGGCGCAGTTGTGGGTGCCGCGATCATTGCCTTCGACGAATGGCTGAAAGCGCGCAAATCAAACTTCCGCGTGCCGGTGTTGGCCGCTGCCATCGGTATCTATTTGCCGATTGAATTGATGGTGCCGATTTTCCTCGGTGGTCTGTTGGCGTATGTCGTCGAGCGCCGCCAAGGCGTCTTGGGTGCAAGCGATGAAGCGCGCGATCGCGTGCATCGTCCGGGCACTTTGTTTGCCGCGGGTTTGATCACCGGCGAAGCGCTGATGGGGATCGCCATTGCGGTTCCGATTGTGATCAGCAAGCGCGCGGATGTGCTCGCATTGCCTGAGGCGTATCACTTCAGCAAATACGTGGGCCTTGCCGTTTTGGCGGCAGTGGCTTGGTTGTTGTATCGCACGGCGACCAAGGAAAAATATGTCGCTGATGCACCGAATGCTTGA
- the ssb gene encoding single-stranded DNA-binding protein: MARGINKVILVGNLGNDPEVKFSQGGMAICTISLATTTVRKDREGNSQEKTEWHRVKLFGKLGEIAGEYLKKGRTVYIEGRIEYGSYDKDGQKHYTTDIIADEMQMLGGGGGAGEGGRGSYEGGGNDVSRGPRNQPAQRREPANAPAPAQIPNDFGGMPDDDIPF, encoded by the coding sequence ATGGCTCGCGGAATCAACAAAGTGATCCTGGTCGGCAACTTAGGCAATGACCCCGAAGTGAAGTTCTCACAAGGTGGCATGGCCATTTGCACGATCAGTCTGGCTACGACCACGGTCCGTAAAGACCGCGAAGGCAACAGCCAAGAAAAGACCGAATGGCATCGTGTAAAGCTCTTTGGCAAGCTCGGTGAAATCGCCGGCGAATACCTGAAGAAGGGCCGCACCGTCTACATCGAAGGCCGTATCGAATACGGTTCTTACGATAAGGACGGCCAAAAGCACTACACCACAGACATCATCGCAGACGAAATGCAAATGCTCGGCGGTGGCGGCGGTGCAGGTGAAGGCGGACGTGGCAGCTACGAAGGTGGCGGCAACGATGTCAGCCGCGGCCCACGAAATCAACCGGCGCAGCGCCGTGAGCCGGCCAATGCGCCAGCCCCGGCACAGATCCCGAATGACTTCGGCGGTATGCCCGACGACGATATCCCGTTCTAA